The proteins below come from a single Chitinophaga pinensis DSM 2588 genomic window:
- a CDS encoding DUF4265 domain-containing protein, with protein sequence MDAPKYEYKKILFRFYSNLLEESTVETLWALTIDPVKGYYKLDNIPFYVPGLASDDIILAEYDEDEQMMTYRELVECSGNSTIQVIVRDAGKDASSLRADFKKAGCPSEGLNERYFVVEIPVGLDYGPIRKQLVQLQEAGIIDYAEACLADGHRY encoded by the coding sequence ATGGATGCTCCGAAATATGAATATAAAAAGATCCTGTTCCGCTTTTACAGCAACCTCCTGGAAGAATCAACGGTAGAAACCTTGTGGGCGCTGACGATAGATCCGGTAAAAGGCTATTACAAACTCGACAATATCCCTTTTTATGTGCCGGGACTGGCGTCGGATGATATCATTCTTGCAGAATATGATGAGGATGAACAGATGATGACGTACCGCGAGCTGGTTGAATGTTCCGGCAATTCAACGATACAGGTCATTGTACGTGATGCTGGTAAAGATGCAAGTTCGCTGAGGGCTGATTTTAAGAAAGCTGGTTGTCCGAGTGAAGGACTTAATGAACGTTATTTTGTAGTGGAAATACCTGTAGGCCTGGACTACGGACCTATCAGGAAACAGCTGGTGCAATTGCAGGAAGCAGGTATTATAGATTATGCAGAGGCTTGTCTCGCGGATGGACATCGATATTAG
- a CDS encoding SusC/RagA family TonB-linked outer membrane protein produces the protein MFKRNVTLVLALLFSTALFAQQTQIRGQVLAAENRQPLPGVTVKINRTTLGTTTDQGGHFQLTVPSSKTVISVSSIGRETTETEVRNGDQNIVILLKPANTTLGEVVAVAYTNVKRSGYPGAVATVSSDKINNRLTPNVTNALQGLVTGLQTTSSNGQPGNSSTIRIRGVGSINASSAPLFVVDGAPYDGDINAINGADIESISVLKDATAANLYGSRAANGVIIITTKQGKKGESAVNINFNQGWSSRAVKDYDKLNTDQYFELYWEALRNKQLTNGQSAAQAAATASARVVSDLGINPFGPTFPQPVGTDGKIVAGAHPLWNDDWEKGIQQSGKYTQAQLSFSGGSDKSTYYVSGGYVNNEGAYMGSGFKRYNFKSNITLQAKSWLKTGLNLSGSSAAQDYPASSDSRTDNVVLFGRTVPGFYPIYQRNPDGTYLLDASGQKLFDYGAYRPSAALARENLIGSLPLDKNRNTNENLSARTFVEAALTKALHIKTSYNVDYVNTNALFYTNPLVGGDAEIGGAISKSNGRRLSYTWNNILTYDADLLGGHHLNLLAGHEYYYFNSSSQSGSRQKFALPDLYEPAAASQLNDFTGVSDNYAKLSFFGQGQYNYLNKYYLTASVRRDGSSRFSPDSRWGTFWSTGASWRLSEEQFLRSVSCLNTLTLKGSYGASGNDNLSTYYAYLALFDIKNNLGNGGVITSRLATPGLKWESNLNLNIGLDYALFDNRLYGNINYYNRTSKDLLYAKPMASSTGFSSISANIGALRNTGLELELNVIPIQTRDFKWNIGLNVAHNKNKITELPQKEIISGTKKLTVGSSIYEFYLREWAGVDAKTGNPLWYQTDAEGKKVTTTNYASATQYYAGSALPDVTGGITNSFNYKNFDLSFLLSYSIGGKVLDLDYVSLLSGATSPGRNWSTELLERWTPEHTNTDVPRFTTDNLNWTSTSTRFLYSATYARLKTVSLGYSLPNRLLSRIGIKSAKVYGLGENLLTFYGHKGMDPEQSIDGTTYYQYPAMKTFSVGIQVGL, from the coding sequence ATGTTCAAAAGAAATGTAACACTCGTGCTTGCGCTGCTTTTTAGCACGGCGCTTTTTGCGCAGCAAACACAAATACGGGGGCAGGTGCTCGCTGCTGAAAATAGGCAGCCTTTGCCGGGAGTGACAGTAAAAATTAATCGTACTACATTAGGTACTACTACAGATCAGGGAGGACATTTCCAACTGACAGTCCCTTCCAGCAAAACCGTTATATCAGTATCCTCTATTGGCAGAGAAACAACAGAAACAGAGGTACGCAACGGAGATCAAAATATTGTAATCCTGCTTAAACCTGCTAACACGACACTTGGTGAAGTAGTAGCGGTGGCCTATACGAATGTAAAACGTTCCGGATACCCGGGAGCTGTAGCAACTGTAAGCTCTGACAAAATCAATAACCGCCTTACCCCCAACGTTACCAACGCATTGCAGGGATTAGTGACCGGTTTGCAGACGACTTCTTCTAATGGTCAGCCGGGCAATAGTTCTACCATCCGCATACGTGGCGTTGGTTCTATTAATGCCTCCAGTGCGCCTCTGTTTGTAGTAGATGGCGCTCCTTATGATGGAGATATCAATGCTATCAACGGCGCTGATATAGAATCTATCAGTGTATTGAAAGACGCAACTGCCGCTAACCTGTACGGTTCGCGTGCCGCTAATGGCGTAATTATCATCACTACCAAGCAGGGTAAAAAAGGTGAGTCCGCCGTGAATATCAACTTCAACCAGGGATGGAGCAGCCGTGCAGTAAAAGACTATGATAAACTTAACACTGATCAGTACTTTGAACTCTACTGGGAAGCATTACGCAATAAACAGCTTACCAATGGTCAATCTGCTGCTCAGGCAGCCGCAACCGCCAGTGCACGCGTAGTTTCTGATCTGGGTATCAATCCTTTTGGTCCTACTTTCCCTCAGCCTGTTGGTACGGATGGAAAGATCGTAGCGGGTGCGCATCCTTTATGGAACGACGACTGGGAAAAAGGTATACAGCAATCCGGAAAATATACACAGGCACAGCTTAGTTTCAGCGGCGGTAGTGATAAATCCACTTATTATGTAAGTGGTGGTTATGTTAATAACGAAGGTGCTTATATGGGTTCCGGTTTCAAACGTTATAACTTCAAAAGTAATATCACCTTACAGGCAAAATCCTGGTTAAAGACAGGATTGAATCTGAGTGGATCCAGCGCTGCGCAGGATTATCCGGCGTCATCTGACTCACGTACAGATAACGTCGTATTGTTTGGCAGGACTGTTCCAGGCTTCTATCCTATTTACCAGCGGAATCCTGATGGCACCTATCTGTTGGATGCCAGTGGCCAGAAGCTATTTGACTATGGCGCTTATCGCCCCTCTGCAGCACTGGCCCGCGAAAATCTGATCGGGTCTTTGCCGCTGGATAAAAACAGGAATACCAATGAGAACCTGTCTGCCAGAACATTTGTGGAAGCAGCTCTTACAAAGGCACTACATATCAAGACCAGTTACAACGTTGACTATGTAAATACCAACGCCCTGTTTTACACCAACCCGCTGGTAGGCGGCGACGCAGAAATAGGCGGTGCTATCAGTAAAAGCAATGGCAGAAGGTTAAGTTATACATGGAACAACATCCTGACCTATGATGCAGATCTTTTGGGCGGACATCACCTCAATCTCCTGGCTGGTCATGAATACTATTATTTCAATTCCAGTTCACAGAGTGGTAGTCGTCAGAAATTTGCCTTACCTGATTTGTACGAACCAGCTGCAGCCTCTCAGTTAAATGACTTTACCGGTGTTTCTGATAACTATGCGAAACTGAGTTTCTTTGGTCAGGGACAATATAACTACCTGAACAAATACTATTTAACCGCCTCTGTAAGAAGAGATGGATCTTCCCGCTTCTCTCCTGATTCCCGTTGGGGAACATTCTGGTCGACAGGTGCTTCCTGGCGTTTGTCAGAAGAGCAATTTCTTCGTTCTGTAAGCTGCTTGAATACCCTCACCTTGAAGGGTAGCTATGGTGCATCTGGTAATGACAATTTAAGCACATACTATGCGTATCTCGCTTTATTCGATATCAAGAATAACCTGGGTAACGGGGGTGTTATCACATCCAGACTGGCTACTCCGGGTCTGAAATGGGAAAGTAATCTGAATCTGAATATTGGTCTGGATTACGCATTATTTGACAATCGTCTGTATGGTAATATCAACTACTATAACAGAACCAGTAAGGACCTCCTCTATGCAAAACCAATGGCTTCTTCAACAGGTTTCAGCTCTATCAGCGCTAACATCGGAGCGTTGCGCAATACCGGTCTGGAACTGGAACTGAATGTCATACCTATCCAAACCCGCGATTTCAAATGGAATATCGGACTGAATGTAGCGCATAACAAGAATAAGATCACTGAGCTGCCACAGAAGGAAATCATCAGTGGTACTAAAAAGCTGACGGTAGGAAGTTCTATCTATGAGTTCTATCTGCGTGAATGGGCGGGTGTAGATGCAAAGACGGGTAATCCGCTCTGGTATCAGACGGACGCCGAAGGCAAGAAAGTGACTACCACTAATTATGCTTCCGCTACGCAATATTATGCAGGTTCTGCATTGCCTGATGTTACAGGTGGTATTACCAACAGCTTCAATTATAAAAACTTTGATCTGTCTTTCCTCCTGTCTTATAGCATAGGCGGTAAAGTACTGGACCTGGATTATGTATCTCTGCTGAGTGGCGCTACCAGTCCAGGCCGTAACTGGTCAACAGAATTACTGGAACGCTGGACGCCGGAACATACCAACACGGATGTTCCGCGTTTTACCACGGATAACCTGAACTGGACCTCTACCTCTACCCGTTTCCTCTACAGCGCTACTTATGCCCGTCTTAAAACGGTATCCCTCGGATATTCGCTGCCAAACAGGTTATTGTCCCGAATTGGTATTAAGAGCGCTAAAGTATATGGTCTGGGTGAAAACCTCCTGACCTTCTATGGTCACAAAGGCATGGATCCGGAGCAGTCTATAGATGGTACCACTTACTATCAGTATCCTGCGATGAAAACATTCTCAGTAGGTATACAGGTGGGACTTTAA
- a CDS encoding DUF2809 domain-containing protein, with protein sequence MSFRFSMPYLLLAILIFAVEVLIALYVHDDLIRPYFGDVLVVVLIYCFVRSFIQAPVVPVALGVLIFSYLVEMLQYFKVVKLLGLQHSRAANIIIGNYFTWADIICYTIGIGGTILAEKLIALKRSNV encoded by the coding sequence ATGAGTTTTCGTTTTAGTATGCCATACCTGTTATTGGCTATTCTTATTTTCGCTGTAGAAGTGCTGATCGCCTTATATGTACACGACGATTTAATCCGTCCTTATTTTGGAGATGTACTGGTCGTTGTTTTGATTTATTGTTTTGTTCGCAGTTTTATCCAGGCGCCTGTAGTACCTGTTGCATTGGGGGTACTGATATTCTCTTACCTGGTGGAGATGTTACAGTATTTCAAAGTGGTGAAGCTATTGGGGCTGCAGCACTCCAGGGCGGCGAATATCATTATCGGGAATTATTTTACCTGGGCGGATATTATATGTTATACGATAGGAATTGGGGGAACTATACTGGCGGAGAAGCTAATAGCGTTAAAAAGAAGTAATGTGTAG
- a CDS encoding sensor histidine kinase, protein MQTSTFATSLTIIISTLLVMSLSAAVIYFLFLYQKKKFRHQQELIEMREAFNHVLLQSKLAIQEQTLNHISKELHANFSHLVSLININLSEILPKSPAGQRENILETKSLAKQLMSELKALSANLNTDHIIHIGFVQALQNELNRLAKTGRYDVSITKTGEEYRMQPEHEIILFRLCQEVLNNVVKYARASKVISKLSFSNDNFILTIADNGDGFDIDQALQQSGEKQSTGLLNMRKRASLINADLNITSHSGDGTIVTINIPHPQILKTYAV, encoded by the coding sequence ATGCAAACCTCAACATTCGCAACCTCTCTGACCATCATCATATCAACTCTGCTTGTTATGAGTCTCAGTGCGGCCGTTATTTATTTCCTGTTTCTTTATCAGAAGAAAAAATTCCGACATCAACAGGAACTGATTGAAATGCGGGAGGCATTTAACCATGTCTTACTTCAGTCAAAGCTTGCGATACAGGAGCAAACGCTTAACCATATATCAAAAGAGTTACACGCCAACTTTAGTCACCTGGTGTCCCTGATTAACATTAATCTTTCTGAAATATTGCCCAAAAGTCCGGCAGGACAAAGGGAGAATATCCTTGAAACAAAATCACTGGCTAAACAGCTTATGAGCGAACTAAAGGCGCTCAGTGCCAATCTCAATACCGATCATATCATTCATATAGGATTTGTACAGGCATTACAAAATGAGCTGAACAGACTTGCGAAGACCGGCAGATATGATGTCAGTATTACAAAAACCGGAGAAGAATACCGGATGCAGCCAGAGCATGAAATCATCCTCTTCCGCCTCTGTCAGGAGGTACTCAATAACGTAGTGAAATATGCGAGAGCATCCAAAGTAATTTCGAAACTCTCCTTTTCAAATGATAATTTCATTCTGACTATTGCCGACAATGGCGACGGATTTGACATTGATCAGGCGCTTCAGCAAAGCGGAGAAAAACAAAGCACCGGTTTGCTGAATATGCGTAAAAGAGCATCGCTTATTAATGCTGATCTGAATATTACAAGTCACAGCGGAGACGGCACTATCGTTACCATTAATATTCCCCATCCTCAAATACTAAAAACTTATGCTGTATGA
- a CDS encoding caspase domain-containing protein encodes MRKALVVGIDDYPGARLKGCIHDANTVAELLDKNADGSPNFEVKLFTTVKTKAELKSVILKTFNDRDDDINLFYFSGHGNVTESGEGYIVTPDFTRDDVGISMDEILKIAGLSKARHKIVILDCCHAGAMGSPTVISNSAAFLEQGVIILASSRSSETSVERNGHGVFTGLLIDALKGGAADIDGEVTPGNIYSYIDKALGSWYQRPVFKANIVRSVSLRSVRPTVSKAELRLLLEYFPQADKEFPLDPSYEYTTTTDTPNEKNISTFKILRRMQLIGLVEPVGEEYLYWAAVRNKSCRLTGLGAYYWTLIKNGRI; translated from the coding sequence ATGAGAAAAGCATTAGTAGTCGGAATTGATGACTATCCCGGCGCCCGCCTCAAGGGCTGTATCCATGACGCAAATACAGTAGCAGAACTATTGGACAAAAACGCAGATGGCTCGCCAAATTTTGAAGTAAAGCTCTTTACTACAGTAAAGACAAAAGCAGAGCTGAAGTCCGTTATCCTCAAAACCTTTAATGACAGAGATGATGATATCAATCTGTTTTATTTCTCCGGTCATGGTAATGTGACAGAGTCGGGTGAGGGCTACATTGTTACCCCCGATTTTACCCGCGATGATGTTGGTATTTCCATGGATGAAATACTGAAAATAGCAGGGCTGTCAAAGGCAAGACATAAGATTGTTATCCTGGACTGTTGCCATGCCGGGGCCATGGGCTCACCCACTGTCATATCCAATAGTGCGGCGTTTCTGGAACAAGGTGTGATCATCCTGGCGTCTAGCCGTAGTTCAGAGACTTCAGTAGAACGTAATGGCCATGGCGTATTCACGGGCCTCCTGATCGACGCCCTGAAAGGAGGCGCCGCAGATATAGATGGAGAAGTAACTCCGGGGAATATCTATAGTTATATAGATAAAGCATTGGGGAGCTGGTACCAGCGTCCTGTATTTAAGGCGAATATTGTCCGTTCTGTAAGCCTGCGCAGCGTGAGGCCCACAGTGTCCAAAGCTGAATTAAGACTGCTATTGGAGTATTTCCCTCAGGCCGACAAAGAGTTTCCGCTTGATCCCAGCTATGAATACACTACCACAACAGATACCCCCAACGAAAAGAATATCAGTACGTTTAAAATTCTGCGTAGAATGCAGCTGATCGGGTTGGTGGAGCCTGTAGGAGAGGAGTATCTGTATTGGGCTGCTGTCCGGAATAAGAGCTGTCGTTTGACAGGGTTGGGAGCTTACTACTGGACATTAATTAAAAACGGCAGGATATAA
- a CDS encoding response regulator has translation MKNASKKINIALVDDHNLFRKGLIKLINMGDPQQKYNILFEAENGNDLKDKMMQPPFPDIILMDIDMPDMDGYEAVDWLQRTHPSVKVLVVSMVESENAILRMLRLGVKGYLSKDIEVEDMNRALEAIASNGFYYSEIATEVLNQNLMGNIKPNPASLYLSENEREFLKLATTEMTYQQIADKMNLSPKTIDGYREALFQKLNVKTRVTMALYAVKHGIVQL, from the coding sequence ATGAAAAATGCCAGCAAAAAAATCAACATCGCCCTTGTAGATGACCATAACCTCTTCCGTAAAGGCCTGATCAAGCTCATTAATATGGGTGATCCTCAGCAGAAATATAATATTCTTTTTGAAGCTGAAAACGGGAACGACCTGAAGGATAAAATGATGCAACCGCCGTTTCCGGATATTATACTCATGGACATCGACATGCCGGATATGGATGGCTATGAAGCCGTCGACTGGTTACAACGTACGCACCCCAGCGTTAAAGTACTGGTAGTTTCTATGGTTGAGTCAGAAAATGCTATCCTGCGTATGTTACGCCTGGGCGTTAAGGGATACCTGTCCAAGGATATTGAAGTAGAAGACATGAACCGGGCGCTGGAAGCCATTGCCAGCAACGGGTTTTATTATTCAGAAATTGCGACTGAAGTACTGAATCAGAATCTTATGGGAAATATCAAGCCAAACCCAGCTTCCCTCTATTTATCAGAAAATGAACGGGAATTCCTGAAACTTGCTACAACGGAAATGACTTATCAGCAAATAGCGGATAAGATGAACCTGAGTCCGAAAACGATAGACGGCTACCGCGAAGCATTATTTCAGAAGCTGAATGTAAAGACTAGAGTGACCATGGCCCTGTATGCAGTGAAACACGGGATTGTGCAGCTGTAA
- a CDS encoding RagB/SusD family nutrient uptake outer membrane protein, protein MQSIRFYTYTVALLLGLSACNKQLDTAPSNAVSEDIVLKNVANLTTISEGTWAAMMDDFYGGTYSNPGFKTIALTSDAMANDVALITTKYGFPTAYRFTQMNDKTQSRVTAIWGQLYKIINNSNIIIANVDRVEGDLTSKKVLKGQALALRAHTYLTIASFYQYSYLKDSTAKTAPVYTTPTTASTQGNPKASLKEIYEVIFADLQQARELLAGYDRPAKYKINVDVVNGLLARAYLNTGRWAFAAAAANEALQNYPLMAPSEYSKGFNDAGNSEWIWGHSEIPSQSDGSYSFHFLDVSSASSYYYSYMADPFFGELFETGDIRKTLFSWDGSAAAREGYLQYKKFKFKADQTADLVLMRSAEALLIKAEGYARAGSIPEGITALNQLRTARGAKLFDANGATAENLIKEILIERRKELWGEGFGLSDIIRTQQAVARKPYVDANGNDIKVTVVKPDGTTKEVPARYHTALTFSDGTAFAANSPYYIFVIPQGEEQNNPNLNK, encoded by the coding sequence ATGCAATCAATCAGATTTTACACATATACAGTAGCGCTGCTCTTAGGATTATCAGCCTGCAACAAACAACTGGATACCGCTCCTTCCAATGCGGTATCAGAAGATATCGTACTGAAAAATGTAGCCAACCTTACCACCATCTCAGAAGGTACCTGGGCGGCTATGATGGATGATTTTTATGGCGGCACCTACAGTAATCCCGGTTTTAAGACCATTGCGCTTACCAGCGATGCCATGGCTAATGACGTAGCACTGATCACTACCAAGTATGGTTTTCCTACAGCATATCGTTTCACACAGATGAATGATAAGACACAGTCACGTGTGACAGCTATATGGGGTCAACTATACAAGATCATCAACAACAGCAATATTATCATTGCGAATGTGGACAGAGTTGAAGGAGATCTGACCAGTAAAAAGGTTCTCAAGGGACAGGCACTCGCATTGAGGGCACATACTTATCTGACAATCGCTTCATTTTACCAGTATTCTTATCTGAAAGACTCAACGGCGAAAACAGCCCCTGTTTATACCACACCGACGACGGCGAGTACACAGGGTAACCCTAAAGCCTCTCTCAAAGAGATCTATGAAGTGATCTTTGCAGACTTGCAACAGGCAAGAGAACTACTGGCAGGTTATGATCGTCCGGCGAAATACAAGATCAATGTTGACGTGGTAAATGGTTTACTGGCACGTGCTTACCTGAATACCGGCAGATGGGCATTTGCGGCGGCAGCGGCTAATGAGGCATTGCAAAACTATCCATTGATGGCGCCATCTGAATACAGTAAAGGCTTTAACGACGCCGGCAATTCCGAGTGGATCTGGGGACATTCTGAAATACCTAGTCAGAGTGATGGTAGTTACAGTTTCCACTTCCTGGACGTATCATCTGCCTCTTCTTATTACTACAGTTATATGGCTGATCCATTCTTCGGAGAATTATTCGAAACAGGCGACATCCGTAAAACGCTGTTTTCCTGGGACGGTTCAGCTGCCGCCAGAGAGGGATACCTGCAATATAAGAAGTTCAAATTCAAGGCCGATCAGACCGCAGACCTGGTCCTCATGAGAAGCGCAGAAGCCTTGCTGATCAAAGCAGAAGGTTATGCCCGTGCTGGTAGTATTCCGGAGGGTATTACTGCTTTGAACCAGCTTCGCACTGCCAGAGGCGCCAAATTGTTTGATGCTAACGGCGCCACAGCAGAGAACCTGATCAAAGAAATCCTGATAGAGAGAAGAAAAGAACTGTGGGGCGAAGGTTTTGGTTTATCTGATATTATCCGTACCCAGCAGGCAGTGGCGCGCAAACCTTATGTAGATGCCAATGGCAATGATATCAAGGTAACAGTTGTAAAACCTGATGGTACTACCAAAGAAGTACCAGCCAGGTATCATACAGCGCTGACCTTCTCAGATGGGACAGCTTTTGCGGCCAACAGCCCTTACTATATATTCGTGATCCCACAGGGTGAAGAGCAGAACAATCCTAATCTCAACAAATAG
- a CDS encoding dual specificity protein phosphatase family protein: MPTKIYWIQSFEKNARIGIMPRPRGGDWLEDEISHFKRQNVTLIVSLLENDEVGELDLRKEEVYCLQYGIGFLRFPIKDRDVPVNARGLIQTLLKHLEEGAKIVIHCRMGIGRSAIIAGAVLVSKGYKASAVLTQISEVRGLKVPDTQEQVSWLIGMETHPY; this comes from the coding sequence ATGCCCACGAAAATTTACTGGATACAGTCCTTCGAAAAAAATGCCCGGATTGGCATTATGCCTCGTCCGCGCGGTGGAGATTGGCTGGAGGATGAAATCAGCCATTTTAAGCGACAGAACGTTACACTAATTGTTTCTCTCCTTGAAAACGATGAGGTCGGAGAGTTAGACCTAAGAAAGGAAGAGGTATACTGTCTGCAATATGGTATCGGATTCCTCCGGTTTCCGATTAAAGACAGGGATGTTCCTGTAAACGCCCGAGGTCTGATTCAGACATTATTAAAGCACCTTGAGGAAGGGGCTAAAATTGTTATTCATTGCCGGATGGGCATAGGAAGGTCAGCTATTATAGCGGGCGCTGTCCTTGTCTCAAAGGGATATAAAGCCAGTGCTGTATTAACTCAGATCAGTGAGGTACGCGGCCTTAAAGTACCAGACACTCAGGAACAGGTGAGCTGGCTGATAGGTATGGAAACCCATCCTTATTGA
- a CDS encoding polysaccharide pyruvyl transferase family protein, translating to MNSIKTKIAMIGMYGGYYRGDYNPGCIMICLKTRQELKKRIENCEIDIFAIDVKTKSKGIVKEHKDGLDINFFPAGEGIALLESVLSQYDALVIGGDVIWSEDYEKDGKIFFLDSASFLTTKKPVVLFNCVHRFEPVKTKEHLFYNIEKRSKYIAVRTEFFRNELHKTGIDKVKAIPDPVLDLELKKVEKKARTKPLIGISVSLKLCDPLIAILKNTNLSQFDICFYAYSRQYDNHVTVMKMRSVFGDQFSYVLDYKDPVDTFEMIAGFDISVSDTYHGTISAIIQHVPFVCINTEPLISSRITYLLKPFGLENQIVSAYPETGESDAEMGNRCFQEFNRLINNPPSVESEQLRDVKEIIQQHFDDMANVIKESAGQLTNVSVMG from the coding sequence ATGAATAGCATTAAAACAAAAATTGCCATGATCGGTATGTACGGTGGATATTACCGTGGTGACTATAATCCCGGTTGTATTATGATCTGTCTGAAAACCCGTCAAGAGCTGAAAAAACGAATTGAAAACTGCGAAATAGACATTTTTGCCATTGATGTTAAAACCAAAAGCAAGGGAATCGTCAAGGAGCATAAAGATGGTCTGGACATCAATTTTTTCCCTGCCGGGGAGGGAATAGCCCTGCTGGAATCGGTTCTTTCTCAATATGATGCACTGGTGATAGGTGGGGATGTGATATGGAGTGAGGACTATGAAAAAGATGGTAAAATATTCTTCCTGGATTCAGCTTCTTTTTTAACCACGAAAAAGCCAGTGGTGTTATTTAACTGCGTACATAGATTCGAACCGGTAAAGACAAAAGAGCATTTATTTTATAATATAGAGAAGCGATCCAAATACATTGCAGTAAGGACAGAATTCTTCAGAAACGAATTGCATAAAACAGGAATTGATAAGGTGAAAGCTATTCCTGATCCAGTGCTGGATCTTGAGTTAAAAAAAGTAGAGAAAAAAGCAAGAACAAAACCATTGATAGGTATCTCTGTTTCTCTCAAATTGTGCGATCCGCTTATTGCCATACTAAAGAACACCAATCTGTCTCAATTTGATATTTGTTTTTATGCCTACAGTCGTCAATATGATAATCATGTCACAGTGATGAAAATGAGAAGTGTTTTTGGTGATCAATTCTCTTACGTTTTAGATTATAAAGATCCTGTAGATACCTTTGAAATGATCGCTGGTTTTGATATATCAGTCAGTGATACTTATCATGGAACGATTTCCGCGATTATTCAGCATGTACCGTTTGTCTGTATTAATACAGAGCCGCTTATCAGTTCACGGATTACTTACTTATTGAAACCGTTTGGGTTGGAAAATCAGATTGTTTCTGCTTATCCGGAGACTGGCGAAAGCGATGCGGAAATGGGGAACAGATGTTTTCAGGAATTTAACAGGTTAATTAATAATCCTCCAAGCGTCGAAAGCGAGCAATTGAGAGATGTTAAGGAAATTATTCAACAACATTTTGATGATATGGCGAATGTGATTAAAGAAAGCGCGGGGCAGTTGACGAATGTATCTGTAATGGGATGA
- a CDS encoding ATP-grasp domain-containing protein, producing the protein MKQFENIQWVVQRNLTSLSDFEGMQSACARLGVPFNAIDIIPFTSTLPPFDKTRRSIIYGSTTFNAIAANDPVLREGVFFDEQQFSIENYIKHWGRHMLNYEAKITTFRSLIENREYPEDKLLFIRPNDDNKAFAGELKQYNQIRDWFSQLSKIENSSLSSESKIVVSEPYNIQYEWRLWIVNKKVVAASKYRQYFKLKKEAGCPDGVVDFAMDRCAEYTPHDIFVMDICLCGDAYYIVECGCMNGAGFYHANIEDIIRNVSEYFTYQ; encoded by the coding sequence ATGAAGCAGTTCGAAAACATACAATGGGTTGTGCAACGCAACCTTACAAGCCTATCTGATTTTGAAGGAATGCAAAGCGCATGTGCCAGATTAGGCGTTCCCTTTAATGCGATAGATATTATCCCTTTTACATCGACCTTGCCTCCGTTTGATAAAACACGTCGTTCTATTATCTACGGCTCTACCACATTTAATGCGATCGCCGCGAATGACCCCGTATTAAGAGAAGGAGTTTTCTTTGATGAGCAACAATTTTCTATAGAAAACTACATCAAACATTGGGGTCGGCACATGCTCAACTACGAAGCAAAGATCACCACGTTCCGGTCGCTTATTGAGAATAGAGAATACCCTGAAGACAAATTGTTATTTATTCGTCCGAATGACGACAATAAAGCATTTGCGGGAGAGCTTAAACAGTATAACCAGATCCGCGATTGGTTCTCACAGCTTTCAAAAATCGAGAATAGCTCATTGTCATCGGAGAGCAAAATTGTCGTATCTGAACCCTATAATATTCAATATGAATGGCGGCTGTGGATTGTTAACAAAAAGGTAGTCGCTGCGTCAAAATACCGGCAATATTTTAAGCTGAAGAAGGAAGCGGGTTGTCCTGATGGGGTGGTTGATTTTGCAATGGACCGTTGTGCAGAGTATACACCGCATGATATATTTGTAATGGATATATGTCTTTGCGGTGATGCCTATTACATCGTAGAGTGTGGATGTATGAATGGAGCAGGATTTTATCACGCGAATATTGAAGATATTATCCGCAATGTGTCTGAATATTTTACTTATCAATAA